In a single window of the Ancylobacter polymorphus genome:
- a CDS encoding GIY-YIG nuclease family protein, which translates to MSDEEIDYLKDPLLQSPEDKPKAARTPLLERAAEVFSKINVFVAETGTEPVSAKGKDVRERLLANELAGLRASRASLTGLEHADIHGLVFGRSERSDPLDDPLLNDVGDIFQVRDALKSKAQPDYVADRRPCLDFDRFRVAFESVRLAVEEGSRKPQPFHQERVELGEFFVLKGQLVHVADVRDEHRRNGKPDARLRVIFDNETESNLLMSSLVRRLYEDKDARRIGFSGAGPLFEGAHTGFVYVLRSRSNRPEVRGLLKVGTTAGTVEDRVARAETQAAFLFAPVEIIETYELVGYSAKEAERMIHAALRPFHVALKVTGPDGRSFNATEWFRTDIETVFQMFSLMFVR; encoded by the coding sequence ATGTCTGACGAAGAGATTGATTATCTCAAGGATCCGCTTCTTCAGTCGCCAGAAGATAAGCCCAAAGCCGCAAGGACGCCGTTGCTCGAAAGGGCGGCGGAAGTCTTCAGTAAAATCAACGTCTTCGTAGCAGAGACCGGCACCGAGCCGGTTTCGGCGAAAGGAAAAGACGTGCGTGAACGCCTGCTGGCCAACGAGCTTGCCGGCCTCCGGGCGTCTCGCGCCAGCCTGACAGGACTGGAGCATGCGGACATTCATGGCCTTGTCTTCGGCCGCTCTGAGCGAAGCGACCCTTTGGACGATCCCCTGCTTAACGATGTAGGCGATATTTTCCAGGTTCGCGATGCGTTGAAGTCCAAGGCTCAGCCGGACTATGTCGCCGATCGGCGGCCATGCCTGGATTTCGACCGGTTTCGCGTCGCTTTTGAGTCGGTGCGCCTTGCTGTCGAGGAGGGAAGCCGGAAGCCGCAACCTTTCCATCAGGAGCGCGTCGAGCTCGGGGAGTTCTTTGTTCTCAAAGGGCAACTCGTCCATGTCGCCGATGTGCGCGACGAACATCGGCGCAACGGCAAACCGGACGCACGCCTTCGCGTGATTTTCGATAACGAGACCGAATCCAACCTGTTGATGTCCTCGCTGGTGCGGCGTCTCTATGAGGATAAGGACGCCCGCCGGATCGGATTTTCAGGGGCAGGACCGCTGTTCGAAGGAGCCCATACCGGCTTCGTTTATGTACTTCGCTCTCGCTCAAACCGTCCGGAGGTCCGGGGCCTCCTGAAGGTAGGAACGACGGCCGGAACCGTCGAGGACCGGGTGGCCCGGGCAGAGACGCAGGCGGCATTTCTGTTCGCGCCGGTTGAAATCATTGAGACCTACGAGCTCGTTGGATACTCGGCCAAGGAGGCTGAGCGCATGATCCATGCGGCGCTTAGGCCGTTCCACGTCGCGCTAAAGGTCACAGGGCCAGATGGCCGCTCGTTCAACGCCACCGAGTGGTTTCGAACCGACATCGAGACCGTGTTTCAGATGTTTTCACTCATGTTCGTGAGATGA
- a CDS encoding Fic family protein gives MMNYIHELPDWHRFRWDHAVLTAPLAAVRHHQGRLVGRMEGLGFELRGEAVLRSLTEEVLKSSDIEGERLDRAQVRSSIARRLGMDIGALAPVDRHVEGVVEMMLDATQNYRLPLNEERLFGWHAALFPTGRSGLAKITVGAWRPGEAGPMQVVSGPIGREHVHFEAPRAERLTAEMQAFLAWFNAPCSIDPVLVAAIAHLWFVTIHPFEDGNGRIARAIADMALARSEGSPQRFYSMSAQIRIERKTYYDTLERTQKGDLDITAWLSWFLECLDRAFQGAEAALATVLRKARFWEAHARSALNPRQHLVVNRLLDGFEGKLTSSKYATLAKCSQDTAARDIEDLCGKGILVRDPAGGRSTSYSLIASAADAVEAVARWVLAHADKAARDGPGWPSPEEERARMERIQSIGLELQMLAREPDAIPIHAEFEQRLRTLHDLGLFLDDRLVGAVARAIHQGL, from the coding sequence ATGATGAATTACATTCATGAGCTGCCAGACTGGCACCGGTTTCGCTGGGATCACGCGGTGCTGACCGCGCCGCTGGCCGCGGTGCGTCATCACCAGGGACGGTTAGTCGGCCGCATGGAAGGACTCGGCTTCGAGCTCCGTGGCGAAGCCGTCCTGCGATCCCTGACCGAAGAGGTCCTCAAATCCAGCGACATCGAGGGCGAGCGGCTCGACCGCGCGCAAGTGCGCTCCTCGATCGCGCGGCGCCTCGGCATGGATATCGGGGCGCTTGCCCCGGTGGATCGCCATGTCGAAGGGGTCGTGGAGATGATGCTGGACGCGACCCAGAACTACCGCCTCCCACTTAACGAGGAGCGGCTGTTTGGCTGGCATGCCGCGCTGTTTCCCACCGGGCGCAGCGGCTTGGCGAAGATCACCGTCGGCGCGTGGCGCCCCGGGGAGGCTGGTCCCATGCAGGTGGTTTCCGGACCGATCGGGCGCGAGCATGTCCATTTCGAAGCGCCGAGGGCGGAACGCCTTACGGCCGAGATGCAGGCCTTCCTCGCGTGGTTCAACGCACCCTGCAGCATCGACCCTGTCCTCGTCGCGGCCATAGCCCATCTATGGTTCGTCACCATCCACCCCTTCGAGGACGGGAACGGACGCATCGCCCGCGCCATCGCCGACATGGCGCTGGCGCGCTCGGAGGGCTCGCCGCAGCGGTTCTACAGCATGTCCGCGCAGATCCGTATCGAACGGAAGACCTATTACGACACCCTGGAGCGGACGCAGAAGGGCGACCTTGACATCACTGCGTGGCTGTCCTGGTTCCTAGAATGCCTGGACCGCGCCTTTCAAGGGGCAGAGGCGGCCTTGGCAACGGTTCTGCGCAAGGCGAGGTTCTGGGAGGCTCATGCCAGGAGCGCCCTTAATCCGAGGCAGCACCTCGTGGTGAACCGCCTGCTTGACGGCTTCGAAGGCAAGCTGACCTCGTCCAAATATGCCACGCTCGCCAAGTGCTCGCAGGACACTGCCGCGCGCGACATCGAAGACCTATGCGGCAAAGGCATTCTGGTACGGGATCCGGCCGGCGGGCGGAGCACTAGCTACAGCCTCATCGCTAGCGCCGCCGACGCCGTGGAGGCGGTGGCGCGCTGGGTCCTAGCACATGCCGACAAGGCGGCTCGGGACGGACCGGGCTGGCCCAGTCCGGAGGAGGAGCGGGCTCGGATGGAGCGCATTCAATCCATCGGCCTTGAGCTTCAAATGCTTGCTCGCGAGCCCGACGCGATTCCGATCCATGCCGAATTTGAACAAAGGCTACGTACGCTGCACGATCTGGGGCTTTTCCTGGACGATCGGTTGGTTGGCGCAGTCGCGCGGGCCATCCACCAAGGTCTTTAG
- a CDS encoding tyrosine-type recombinase/integrase: MAKITKQTVDALKPSKVGVKGSYLIEWDQELRGFGVKVVASGLKTFVVQYRNAQGRSRRIMIGRYGVMTLEEARREAKTVLGRIARGVDPLEEKQAAASDAITVAEVCDWYLAEAEAGRILGKRRRPIKASTLAMDRSRIDVHIRPLLGKRAVSALKLGDIEGAQADIAAGKTSKPRAGSRGGAATGGEGVAARTMSTLHAIFEHGVRLGKIESNPAKGVRRLASTPRDRRLSRAEIEKLGKAMRIAEQDGEHPTGLAAIRFFLMTGLRRMEGLALERAWLHDEEGSIRFPDTKSGAQTRVIGRAAVDLLLAQPQAGSRFFFPADWGEGHFVGIVRVLDRLCAMARLEDVTPHTLRHTFASVAGDLGFSELTIAALLGHAARGVTQRYIHIDEALRLAADRVADEMADILDGKAAAARPPRRGAR, translated from the coding sequence ATGGCAAAGATCACGAAGCAGACGGTCGATGCTCTGAAACCTTCGAAGGTTGGGGTCAAAGGTTCGTATTTGATCGAGTGGGATCAGGAGCTCAGGGGCTTCGGCGTCAAGGTCGTCGCCTCGGGCTTGAAGACCTTCGTCGTCCAATATCGCAACGCCCAAGGCCGCAGCCGTCGCATCATGATCGGCCGCTACGGCGTCATGACCTTGGAGGAGGCACGGCGCGAGGCGAAGACCGTCCTCGGCCGGATCGCCAGGGGCGTCGACCCTCTCGAAGAAAAGCAAGCGGCGGCCAGTGACGCCATCACCGTTGCTGAGGTGTGCGACTGGTATCTGGCCGAGGCGGAGGCCGGCCGGATCCTCGGTAAGAGACGCCGGCCCATCAAAGCGTCAACGCTTGCCATGGATCGCAGCCGCATCGACGTGCATATCCGGCCGCTCCTCGGGAAGCGCGCGGTCAGCGCGCTCAAGCTCGGAGATATCGAGGGGGCACAGGCCGACATCGCGGCGGGCAAGACGTCCAAGCCGCGCGCCGGCAGTCGCGGCGGTGCGGCGACTGGCGGCGAGGGTGTCGCTGCGCGGACCATGTCGACTTTGCACGCCATCTTCGAGCACGGTGTCAGGCTAGGAAAGATCGAAAGCAACCCGGCAAAGGGTGTCCGTCGCCTCGCCAGTACGCCACGCGACCGCCGGCTGAGCCGCGCCGAGATCGAGAAGCTCGGCAAGGCGATGCGGATAGCGGAGCAGGACGGCGAGCACCCGACCGGCCTTGCGGCGATCCGCTTCTTTCTGATGACGGGCCTGCGCCGTATGGAGGGGCTCGCTTTGGAGCGTGCCTGGCTCCATGACGAGGAAGGCTCCATCCGATTTCCCGACACGAAGAGCGGCGCGCAGACGCGGGTCATCGGCCGCGCCGCCGTCGACTTGCTGCTGGCTCAGCCACAAGCCGGATCGCGCTTCTTCTTCCCGGCCGACTGGGGTGAAGGGCATTTCGTCGGGATCGTGCGCGTGCTCGATCGCCTCTGCGCAATGGCGCGCCTGGAGGACGTCACCCCACATACCCTGCGCCACACCTTCGCGAGCGTCGCCGGCGACCTCGGCTTTTCCGAACTGACGATCGCGGCGCTGCTCGGTCACGCGGCGCGCGGCGTGACGCAACGTTATATCCATATCGACGAGGCGTTGCGGCTCGCGGCCGACCGCGTCGCGGACGAGATGGCCGACATTCTCGACGGCAAGGCGGCGGCTGCGCGTCCTCCCAGGCGTGGGGCGCGATAG
- a CDS encoding N-acetylmuramoyl-L-alanine amidase: MQQTISAAIARGTEEEQRRALRFYATIGIIAEPYAQKILDLPEDKLPVAAAQAPAAAIAPFGGRLWGEGSTASGLVLPTLSIVDGKVVSQGDINVDFIPTASIGGRFEAADPRFIVLDFAATDTAAGLVSRLSTPNTNASVHLVITRDGGIIQMVPLDRIAWHAGASEWKGLRGLNARSIGIDFVNNGQLHSRQDGVWTTWDGKIVPDARVCAQDRTGGNRTVGFECYSEAQIATSVALVRALKQSYPTLIEVVTQSDISPGRKIGPGPPFHW; encoded by the coding sequence GTGCAGCAAACGATTAGCGCTGCCATAGCGCGCGGAACGGAGGAGGAGCAGCGTCGCGCGCTCCGCTTCTACGCCACAATCGGCATTATTGCCGAACCCTATGCGCAGAAGATTCTCGACCTTCCCGAGGACAAGCTGCCGGTGGCGGCGGCTCAGGCACCCGCCGCCGCAATTGCGCCCTTCGGCGGCCGCCTGTGGGGCGAGGGATCGACGGCGAGTGGGCTCGTTTTGCCGACACTCAGCATTGTCGACGGCAAAGTGGTGTCGCAGGGCGATATCAATGTCGACTTCATCCCGACCGCGTCAATTGGCGGCCGTTTCGAGGCAGCAGATCCACGCTTCATCGTGCTCGATTTCGCAGCGACGGATACGGCGGCAGGGCTTGTTAGCAGGCTCTCGACGCCGAATACGAACGCCTCGGTTCACCTTGTCATCACCAGGGACGGCGGCATCATTCAGATGGTGCCGTTGGACCGGATTGCCTGGCACGCGGGGGCCAGCGAATGGAAGGGGCTCCGCGGGTTGAACGCACGCAGTATCGGGATTGATTTTGTCAACAACGGCCAGCTCCATAGCCGTCAGGATGGTGTTTGGACGACATGGGACGGCAAAATCGTGCCCGACGCGCGCGTTTGCGCGCAGGACAGGACGGGCGGCAACCGGACGGTCGGTTTTGAGTGCTACAGCGAAGCGCAGATCGCCACGTCTGTCGCGCTTGTTCGGGCGTTGAAGCAAAGCTATCCGACGTTGATCGAGGTCGTCACCCAATCGGACATATCGCCGGGGCGGAAGATTGGTCCCGGCCCCCCTTTCCACTGGTAG
- a CDS encoding L,D-transpeptidase family protein, with protein sequence MMSDSRTAGERVAGARSLVGGISRRGFLAGSALSLGALGLAGCANPDGMSLAEAAKVYGPVPEEKFPIPAVDVSKVNPKYFRRTVRYETDEAPGTIIVDPKNYYVYRVEGDGMATRYGANVGREGFLWSGDAYVGRKSEWATWTPPKEMIKRQPEAAKYARGMPGGLDNPLGARTLHLYQNGVYTLYTIYATSDPESIGSGVTSGCVGLLSQDMIQLYNETPVKTKVVVLPA encoded by the coding sequence ATGATGAGCGACAGTCGCACAGCCGGTGAGAGGGTTGCGGGCGCCCGCAGCCTGGTGGGCGGGATCAGCCGCCGCGGCTTCCTCGCCGGCTCGGCGCTCAGCCTCGGCGCGTTGGGTCTGGCGGGCTGCGCCAACCCGGACGGGATGAGCCTCGCCGAGGCGGCCAAGGTCTATGGCCCGGTGCCGGAGGAGAAATTCCCCATTCCGGCGGTCGATGTCAGCAAGGTCAATCCGAAATATTTCCGCCGCACCGTCCGCTACGAAACCGACGAGGCGCCGGGTACCATCATCGTCGACCCGAAGAATTACTATGTGTACCGCGTCGAGGGGGATGGCATGGCGACCCGCTACGGCGCCAATGTCGGCCGCGAGGGCTTCCTGTGGAGCGGTGACGCCTATGTCGGGCGCAAGAGCGAATGGGCGACGTGGACACCGCCCAAGGAAATGATCAAGCGCCAGCCGGAAGCGGCCAAATATGCCCGCGGCATGCCAGGCGGCCTCGACAATCCGCTGGGTGCGCGCACGCTGCATCTTTACCAGAACGGCGTCTACACGCTGTACACGATCTACGCGACGAGCGATCCGGAATCGATTGGCTCGGGGGTTACCAGCGGCTGCGTCGGGCTTCTGAGCCAGGACATGATCCAGCTCTATAACGAAACCCCGGTGAAGACCAAGGTGGTGGTACTGCCCGCCTAG
- a CDS encoding glycosyltransferase family 39 protein, whose amino-acid sequence MDGSAERPVSDDGASWTGAGNAALTTSGISRAGSLWRLRDDVAHLLPLHGVQPFMAAGLVGMGIDLLAFLALLGLGLGVMGAQLVSFALSTFCLFGLSLRWVQPRLGVTLRPPRAELSGRIAAVVMLALALRSGILASAAALVGLPAPLAILPAIAATAMVNALGVGFFVWPGALAPLSRTARWRLAAVGVVAYSVALRLMYLGVTELIPQEAYYWNYAQHLDIGYLDHPPMVAWLIWIGTGLFGNTEFGVRIAAWLCWGATAFFSFGLAIRLFGRSAAFVTVLLVAVLPFYFGTGLVMTPDAPLTAFWAGTLYFLERALRGGQANAWWGAGLCLGLGLLSKYTIGLLVPAAFLFMLIDARARAWFRRPEPYLAGLIAVLVFSPVIIWNLENDLASFAFQSTRRVSGSFRFSLPELILGIAGLLTPIGLMAAVGVLWLRERGVRRTAVVPEVQEVDRRRWRFVGVFTLVPLSVFVVFSLFHMSRLNWTGPLWLAVLPAVAASLLAASSHIGGAQRWLQRAFVPTIAITLVLCGLGLGYLVAGVPGLQRFSPFPAVPVAWRDFGAQAASLAEEVRASTGEEPVLIGLDLYNVASQLAFYAAGPDAAHGMSVGRGVLGQPALMYSYWYRPETVGGRRAVLFSFSQRQIENPLLPRSFDGLGEVKRRDVTRDGRVVGHFFYRIGRLKAQPAVDGSIFALPFTAD is encoded by the coding sequence ATGGACGGCAGTGCGGAGCGCCCGGTCTCGGACGACGGAGCATCCTGGACGGGTGCGGGGAACGCCGCCCTAACAACGTCAGGCATCTCGCGGGCCGGGTCTCTCTGGCGCCTGCGGGACGACGTGGCGCACCTGCTTCCTCTACACGGGGTACAGCCTTTCATGGCGGCCGGCCTGGTCGGCATGGGGATCGATCTCCTCGCCTTCCTGGCGCTGCTCGGCCTCGGCCTCGGGGTGATGGGCGCGCAGCTTGTCAGTTTCGCACTCTCGACCTTCTGCCTGTTCGGGCTGAGCTTGCGGTGGGTGCAGCCGCGCCTCGGCGTTACGCTCCGTCCGCCCAGGGCTGAACTTTCCGGACGCATCGCCGCGGTGGTCATGCTGGCACTGGCGCTGCGGAGCGGAATACTGGCGAGCGCCGCAGCTCTTGTCGGCCTGCCCGCGCCCCTCGCCATCCTGCCCGCGATCGCCGCGACCGCGATGGTGAACGCACTCGGCGTGGGGTTCTTCGTCTGGCCGGGGGCGCTGGCGCCCCTTTCGCGCACGGCGCGCTGGCGGCTGGCCGCCGTCGGGGTGGTGGCCTACAGCGTCGCGCTGCGGCTGATGTATCTCGGCGTCACCGAACTGATCCCGCAGGAGGCCTATTACTGGAACTACGCCCAGCATCTCGATATCGGTTATCTCGACCATCCGCCGATGGTGGCGTGGCTGATCTGGATCGGCACGGGGCTGTTCGGCAATACCGAGTTCGGTGTCCGCATCGCGGCCTGGCTATGTTGGGGCGCGACTGCCTTCTTCAGTTTCGGCCTGGCCATACGACTATTCGGTCGTTCCGCCGCTTTCGTCACCGTTCTGCTGGTCGCCGTGCTGCCGTTCTATTTCGGCACCGGCCTTGTCATGACGCCCGATGCGCCGCTTACCGCCTTCTGGGCCGGGACGTTGTATTTCCTGGAGCGGGCCCTGCGCGGTGGCCAGGCGAATGCCTGGTGGGGCGCCGGCCTCTGCCTCGGCCTCGGCCTCCTGTCGAAGTACACGATCGGTCTCCTGGTGCCGGCGGCCTTTCTGTTCATGCTGATCGACGCGCGGGCGCGGGCGTGGTTCCGGCGACCGGAGCCCTATCTCGCGGGCCTCATTGCTGTGCTGGTCTTCTCGCCCGTCATCATCTGGAACCTTGAAAACGACCTAGCTTCCTTCGCCTTCCAGAGCACACGCCGGGTCAGTGGCAGTTTCCGCTTCTCGCTGCCCGAACTGATACTGGGCATTGCCGGTCTGTTGACACCTATCGGGCTGATGGCCGCTGTCGGCGTGCTGTGGCTGCGCGAGCGGGGCGTGCGGCGCACGGCAGTGGTCCCTGAAGTGCAGGAGGTCGACCGGCGCCGCTGGCGTTTCGTCGGGGTGTTCACCCTCGTCCCGCTTTCGGTTTTCGTCGTCTTCAGCCTGTTCCACATGTCGCGGCTGAACTGGACGGGGCCGCTCTGGCTGGCGGTCCTGCCGGCGGTGGCGGCCAGCCTCCTCGCGGCATCGAGCCACATCGGTGGGGCTCAGCGGTGGCTGCAGCGCGCCTTCGTGCCCACCATTGCCATCACGCTGGTGCTGTGCGGCCTCGGGCTGGGCTATCTCGTCGCCGGCGTGCCGGGACTGCAGCGGTTTTCACCGTTTCCCGCCGTGCCGGTCGCCTGGCGTGACTTCGGCGCCCAGGCGGCAAGCCTCGCCGAGGAGGTGAGGGCGTCCACCGGGGAGGAACCGGTACTGATCGGCCTCGACCTCTACAATGTTGCGAGCCAGCTTGCCTTCTATGCCGCGGGACCCGATGCCGCGCACGGCATGTCCGTCGGGCGCGGTGTTCTCGGCCAACCTGCCCTCATGTACAGCTATTGGTACCGGCCGGAAACGGTTGGGGGTCGGCGGGCTGTGCTGTTTTCCTTCTCGCAGCGGCAAATCGAGAACCCCCTCCTGCCCCGATCTTTCGATGGGCTCGGCGAGGTGAAGCGGCGCGACGTGACGCGCGATGGCCGCGTGGTGGGCCACTTCTTCTACCGGATCGGGCGCCTCAAGGCGCAGCCGGCCGTGGACGGCTCGATTTTCGCGCTGCCGTTCACAGCCGACTGA
- the fghA gene encoding S-formylglutathione hydrolase, whose protein sequence is METVSKAKSHGGVQGVYRHDSRVTGTPMTFAVFVPRQAAQGPVPVLWYLSGLTCTHANVMEKGEYRAAAAAHGVIIVAPDTSPRGGDVPDEPDNWQFGSGAGFYLDATQAPYATHYRMYSYLVDELTALVAAQFPADMSRQGIFGHSMGGHGALTLALKHPDRFRSCSAFAPIVQPSTADWSRPALEKYLGTDESAWRAYDAVALIEDGKRFPEFLVDQGGADPFLDTGLRPQLLADACREAGIPLTLHLREGYDHSYFFISTFMADHIAWHAARLRR, encoded by the coding sequence ATGGAAACCGTCTCCAAGGCGAAGTCGCATGGCGGCGTGCAGGGCGTGTATCGGCACGACTCGCGCGTCACCGGCACACCGATGACCTTCGCCGTCTTTGTGCCGCGGCAGGCGGCGCAGGGACCCGTTCCGGTGCTGTGGTATCTGTCGGGCCTCACCTGCACCCATGCCAATGTGATGGAAAAGGGCGAGTACCGCGCCGCCGCGGCCGCGCATGGCGTCATCATCGTCGCGCCCGACACCAGCCCGCGCGGCGGCGACGTGCCGGACGAGCCGGACAATTGGCAGTTCGGCTCCGGCGCTGGCTTCTATCTCGACGCCACCCAGGCGCCCTACGCCACGCATTACCGGATGTATTCCTACCTCGTCGACGAACTCACCGCCCTCGTCGCGGCGCAGTTTCCGGCGGATATGAGCCGGCAGGGCATCTTCGGCCATTCCATGGGCGGGCACGGCGCCCTCACTCTGGCGCTGAAGCATCCGGACCGATTCCGCAGCTGTTCCGCCTTCGCGCCGATCGTGCAGCCGAGCACGGCGGACTGGTCGCGGCCGGCGCTGGAGAAATATCTCGGCACGGATGAAAGCGCCTGGCGGGCCTATGACGCGGTGGCGCTGATCGAGGACGGGAAGCGTTTCCCCGAGTTCCTGGTCGATCAGGGCGGCGCCGATCCATTCCTGGACACCGGTTTGCGCCCGCAGCTTCTGGCCGATGCCTGCCGGGAGGCGGGCATTCCCCTCACGCTGCATCTGCGCGAGGGCTACGACCATTCCTATTTCTTCATCTCCACCTTCATGGCGGACCACATCGCCTGGCACGCCGCCCGCCTCCGCCGCTAA
- a CDS encoding S-(hydroxymethyl)glutathione dehydrogenase/class III alcohol dehydrogenase, translating into MKSRAAVAWEAKKPLTIETIEIGGPKPGEVLVEIMATGVCHTDAYTLDGLDSEGKFPAILGHEGAGIVREVGAGVTSLKVGDHVIPLYTPECRQCKTCLSQRSNLCTSIRATQGQGLMPDRTTRFSCERVGAQSGEIFHYMGCSTFSNFTVLPEIALAKVREDAPFDKICYIGCGVTTGIGAVVYTGKVWPGANVVVFGLGGIGLNVIQGARMVGADKIIGVDINPAKVEMAKKFGMTDFINPLDVGSDKVVQAIQDLTDGGADFTFDCTGNVNVMRQALEACHRGWGTSIVIGVAPAGAEIATRPFQLVTGRNWRGSAFGGARGRTDVPKIVDWYMEGKINIDDLITHTMPLDEINTAFDLMHEGKSIRSVVIY; encoded by the coding sequence ATGAAATCGCGTGCCGCCGTCGCCTGGGAAGCCAAGAAGCCGCTGACCATCGAAACCATCGAGATCGGCGGGCCCAAGCCCGGCGAGGTGCTGGTGGAGATCATGGCGACCGGTGTTTGCCACACCGATGCCTATACGCTGGACGGGCTGGATTCCGAGGGCAAGTTCCCCGCCATTCTCGGCCATGAGGGCGCGGGCATCGTGCGCGAGGTCGGCGCCGGTGTCACCTCGCTCAAGGTGGGCGATCACGTCATTCCGCTCTACACGCCGGAATGCCGGCAGTGCAAAACCTGCCTGTCGCAGCGCTCTAACCTGTGCACCTCGATCCGCGCCACCCAGGGCCAGGGCCTGATGCCCGACCGCACGACGCGCTTTTCCTGCGAGCGGGTGGGCGCCCAGAGCGGCGAGATCTTCCACTATATGGGCTGCTCGACCTTCTCCAACTTCACCGTGCTGCCGGAGATCGCGCTCGCCAAGGTGCGCGAGGACGCGCCCTTCGACAAGATCTGCTACATCGGCTGCGGCGTCACCACCGGCATCGGCGCGGTGGTCTATACCGGCAAGGTCTGGCCCGGCGCCAATGTCGTGGTCTTCGGCCTGGGCGGCATCGGCCTCAACGTGATCCAGGGCGCCCGCATGGTCGGTGCCGACAAGATCATCGGCGTTGACATCAACCCGGCCAAGGTCGAGATGGCGAAGAAGTTCGGCATGACCGACTTCATCAACCCGCTGGACGTCGGCAGCGACAAGGTGGTTCAGGCGATCCAGGACCTCACCGATGGCGGCGCGGACTTCACCTTCGACTGCACCGGCAATGTCAACGTCATGCGCCAGGCGCTGGAAGCCTGCCATCGCGGCTGGGGCACCTCCATCGTCATCGGCGTCGCGCCGGCCGGGGCGGAAATCGCCACCCGCCCGTTCCAGCTCGTCACCGGCCGCAACTGGCGCGGCTCCGCCTTCGGCGGCGCGCGCGGGCGCACCGATGTGCCGAAGATTGTCGACTGGTACATGGAGGGCAAGATCAACATCGACGACCTCATCACCCACACCATGCCGCTCGACGAGATCAACACCGCCTTCGACCTGATGCATGAGGGCAAATCGATCCGCTCCGTGGTGATCTACTGA
- a CDS encoding metal/formaldehyde-sensitive transcriptional repressor — MPHSPDDKKRALTRLRRIKGQAEALERAIEAEAECGVLLQQIAALRGAAGGLMAEVLDIHLRESIGHAIGVAGVTPASDELDAIMKILRTYLK; from the coding sequence ATGCCGCATTCCCCTGACGACAAGAAACGCGCCCTGACGCGGCTGCGCCGCATCAAGGGCCAGGCCGAGGCGCTGGAGCGGGCGATCGAGGCGGAAGCCGAATGCGGCGTTCTGCTGCAGCAGATCGCCGCCCTTCGCGGCGCGGCCGGCGGGCTGATGGCCGAGGTGCTCGACATCCACCTGCGCGAGAGCATCGGTCATGCCATCGGCGTGGCAGGCGTGACGCCCGCCAGCGACGAGCTCGACGCCATCATGAAGATCCTGCGTACCTATCTGAAATAG
- a CDS encoding alpha/beta fold hydrolase: MTIKTRSLLATMAAAASLSTAVAAPAAEGIPASQPVRNVVLVHGAFADGSGWRGVYDQLTQRGYRVTIVQNPLTSLEDDVAATKRALARQDGPTILVGHSWGGTVITEAGVDPKVAGLVYVSALSPDAGETTAQQYEGFVTPPEFVLDIGEDGFGYVKPSQFKAGFAADTNDADAAFMRDSQVPIAMSSFGTKLTQAAWRSKPSWAVIATDDKAFDQRMLQHMAKRIGAKVTEVPASHAVFMTQPKVVADVIDAAARSASAAAQ; this comes from the coding sequence ATGACGATCAAGACCCGCAGCCTGCTCGCTACTATGGCCGCCGCCGCCAGCCTGTCCACCGCCGTCGCGGCTCCCGCGGCCGAAGGTATCCCGGCGTCCCAGCCCGTCCGCAATGTCGTGCTCGTCCACGGCGCCTTCGCCGACGGTTCCGGCTGGCGCGGCGTCTACGATCAGCTGACCCAGCGCGGCTACCGCGTCACCATCGTGCAGAACCCGCTCACCTCGCTGGAGGACGACGTTGCCGCCACCAAGCGCGCGCTGGCGCGGCAGGACGGCCCGACCATTCTGGTCGGCCACAGCTGGGGCGGCACCGTCATCACCGAAGCCGGCGTCGACCCGAAGGTGGCGGGCCTCGTCTACGTTTCCGCCCTCTCCCCCGATGCCGGCGAGACGACTGCGCAGCAATATGAGGGCTTCGTCACCCCGCCCGAATTCGTGCTCGACATCGGCGAGGATGGCTTCGGCTATGTGAAGCCGTCGCAGTTCAAGGCCGGCTTCGCCGCCGACACCAACGACGCCGACGCGGCCTTCATGCGCGACTCGCAGGTGCCGATCGCCATGTCCTCCTTCGGCACGAAGCTGACCCAGGCGGCCTGGCGCAGCAAGCCGAGCTGGGCGGTGATCGCCACCGACGACAAGGCGTTCGACCAGCGCATGCTGCAGCACATGGCCAAGCGCATCGGTGCCAAGGTCACCGAGGTTCCCGCGAGCCACGCCGTGTTCATGACCCAGCCCAAGGTCGTCGCCGACGTGATCGACGCGGCCGCCCGAAGCGCCAGCGCCGCCGCCCAGTAG